CGGATCGGCGCGGAGAGCGTGCGGGCGTATCTGTTCGTGGCCACCCTGGGGTACTCGCGGCGCCTCTACGTCCGGGCCTTCCGGCACGAGCGGCAGGCATCGTGGTTCGCGGGCATCGAGGAGGCGTTCCGGCACTTCGGCGGGCGGCCGGCGGAACTGCTGCTCGACAACGCCCGCGCCCTGGTCGAACACCACGACGTGCAGACCCGGGAGGTGGTGTTCAACGGGCGCTTCCACACCTTCACCCGCTACTGGGACGTGCGGCCGCAGGCCTGCGCGCCCTACCGCGCCCGCACCAAGGGCAAGGACGAGCGCGGGGTGGGCTACGTCAAGCGCAACGCCATCGCCGGGCGCAGCTTTGCCAGCTGGGCGGAGCTGGAGGCGCACCTGGCGCAGTGGACACGTGAGGTCGCCGACATACGGGTCCACGGCACGACGGGCGAAGCGCCGCTTGTGCGCTTCGAGCGCGACGAGGCGGCCGCCCTGCGCCGGCTCGGGGACAAGCCGCCGTTCGGGCAGCTGCGCGAGCTGACACGGCGGGTGCAGAACGATGGCTCCGTGGACGTGGGCACCAACCACTACAGCGTGCCGTGGCAGCTGATCGGTGCCGGGGTCAGCGTGGTGGTCTGCGGCGGCGAGGTGCGGATCCTGCACGCCGGGGTGGAGGTGGCCCGGCATGCCCAGCGGCTCGGCCGACGCGAGCGGGCGGTCATGGCGCCCCACCTGCGCGGCATCGCCATCGGCGCCGCGCCCGCGGACGGCGCCGGCGCGGGGCCACCCCGATCCGCGCCGCTGCTGGGCGAGCTGCTGCGGCCGTTGGCCGAATACGAGCTGGTGGCGGGAGGCGGCTGGTGAGCGGCGCGGTGGCGGCG
This genomic window from Longimicrobium sp. contains:
- the istA gene encoding IS21 family transposase; this encodes RIGAESVRAYLFVATLGYSRRLYVRAFRHERQASWFAGIEEAFRHFGGRPAELLLDNARALVEHHDVQTREVVFNGRFHTFTRYWDVRPQACAPYRARTKGKDERGVGYVKRNAIAGRSFASWAELEAHLAQWTREVADIRVHGTTGEAPLVRFERDEAAALRRLGDKPPFGQLRELTRRVQNDGSVDVGTNHYSVPWQLIGAGVSVVVCGGEVRILHAGVEVARHAQRLGRRERAVMAPHLRGIAIGAAPADGAGAGPPRSAPLLGELLRPLAEYELVAGGGW